The DNA window GGGAGAAATATCCCGTTTATACTTACTTCGGGTATTTTGACTTTCCAACAAAGTCATACGGACAGTTTACTTTACCAGCCGGCCGCTATGAAGCGGTCCGGATTGTGATTGGACAGGGCCAGGGGGCTAACTGGTGGTGTGTCCTGTTTCCCCCTTTATGTTTTGTTAATATTTCTAACGGGATTGCAGAAAATAGAGAGCGGGGAGTTAATCCGGAGCCAGGGGTGGCTAAATTGCCACCACAGATTCGGTTTAAATCTCTGGAGTGGCTGCAGGTTCAGCGCGGACAACTGGCCAAGTTGATTAATTGGTAGAAAGCATTTTATTCAGGGAGGCTGTTGACAAAAAAGGATTTTAGCAGAAAATATTTAATATACTTATAAAATATCTTATATTATTTAAGAAAAGGGCTAAACATGTATGATTTAGTAATCTCTGCCCCAGCGAAAATCAATCTCACATTGGATGTTTTAGGCAAACGGCCTGATGGCTACCACGAAGTCGAGATGATCATGCAGAGCATTGACCTGCGGGATTACCTGATGTTTCGCCAGCTACCGGGCGGTTTTGAACTGAGTTGTAATCAGCCGGCATTACCAGTGGATGAGAGCAATCTGGTAACCAGGGCGGTTAAGCTCTTGCACCAGCGTCATCCGTGGACCGGTGGGGTGGCTATCCACCTGGAGAAGAACATTCCCCTGGCTGCCGGTCTGGGTGGGGGAAGCGCTGATGCGGCGGCTGCCCTTAAGGGAATAAATGAGCTTTTTGAATTAGGGCTGAGTTTAGAGGAATTAATCAGTATTGCGGCTGAGTTAGGGGCGGATATCCCGTTTTGCCTCCTTGAAGGGACGGCAGTTGCCCGCGGGAAAGGAGAGATACTCATGTCCTTAACCACGCCGAAACCAATATGGCTGGTTTTAGTCAAGCCTTCAGTTGCCGTATCGACGGCAAAAGTATACCAGGGATTTCGACCTGAACGGGTTAAACGGAGACCGCAGACCGCGGAAATGATCCAAGCCCTGCAAGCAGGTGATCTGGACCGGATTTGTGCTAATCTGGTCAATGTTTTGGAAACAGTAACCCTTGATTGGTACCCTGAAATAGGCCAGATCAAAGACGACCTGCTGGTAAGGGGAGCCCTGGGTGCCCTAATGTCTGGAAGTGGCCCAACCGTATTCGGGGTGGTAGCAGATCGGGCGCAGGCCGAGCACCTCGCCCGACAGTTTCAGTCTCGCTATGCGGAAGTGTTTGCTGTTGCTACCATTTAGCGATGGCATGACCATAATTTCTCGCCATTAATCACCATATTTAGCAGGGGGGGGACACCGGATGTCAGAGAGACGTTTAATCCCAGTCAAACTTGATAATTACAAACCATTGCGTGAGATTGTATTCGAGTCGTTGCGAGAGGCGATTATCAGCGGGATACTGAAGCCTGGGGAGCGACTGATGGAAGTGCAACTGGCAGAAGAGATGGGCGTCAGCCGGACCCCAGTTCGCGAAGCGATTCGTAAGTTGGAATTGGAAGGATTTGTTGTGATGATCCCCCGTAAAGGTGCTTACGTGGCGGGGATTTCCATGAAGGACGTGGTCGATGTTTTTGAGATTCGTGCTGCTCTGGAGGCCCTGGCGGCTGGTCTGGCAGCCGAGCGGATTACAGAAGAAGAAATGGAACAGATGGAGCGCAACCTGGTGCGCAAAGCTGAGGCTATTGAAGCCAATGATTTGGATACCCTGGTGGAGACTGATGTGGAATTTCATGATTTGATCTATAGGGCCAGCCGGAACGAGCGGTTGATGACAATTATCAACAACCTGCGCGAACAGATTCACCGGTTTCGAACAGTCTCACTCTCTAATCCCGGCCGGATGCGGGAGTCCTTGGAGGAACACAAGAAGCTAGCCGAGGCGATCTCGGATCGTAATATTTCCCAGGCACAGGCACTAGCCCAGGAGCATATCGAGAACGCGGAAAACAGTATGATTGAAGCAATTCGCCGAGGTGGGTTGATTTTGAAGTAGATGTTCCCGGTGAAGGGGGAATAAACCTATGAAAATTGATGCAGTAGTTTTAGCAGGTAGTTTAAATACTGGGCCACTGCGGGAATGCAGCCCGGCCAGAAATGAAGCGCTGATTCCCATTGGTGGCCACCCCATGGTGGAATATGTGGTAAAAGCCCTCCAGGACTTATCGCAAATCGACCGGGTGGTGATTGCTGGACCAGTGGCTGAGTTGCGTTTTCTCTATGGGAATAATCCAAGTGTTGGTTTAGCCGAGTCAGGAGCGACGGCCATCGAATCACTGCAAAATGCCTTGAAGACGTTAACCCAAATGAGTCACGGCCAGGTCAATGGTGATCCAGGAGTAAAGCAGGTTTTGGTGGCCACCTCGGACATTCCGCTGATTACCCCGGAGGCCATTGAGAATTTTCTTCAATTATGCGCACGACGGCCGGGAGATCTGCACTATCCGGTGGTGCCGCGGGAAGCCAATGAACGCAAATACCCGGGCGTCAAGCGAACTTATGTTAAGCTTAAAGACGGTACCTTTACGGGTGGTAATCTTTTTCTTGTTAAT is part of the Bacillota bacterium genome and encodes:
- a CDS encoding GntR family transcriptional regulator — its product is MSERRLIPVKLDNYKPLREIVFESLREAIISGILKPGERLMEVQLAEEMGVSRTPVREAIRKLELEGFVVMIPRKGAYVAGISMKDVVDVFEIRAALEALAAGLAAERITEEEMEQMERNLVRKAEAIEANDLDTLVETDVEFHDLIYRASRNERLMTIINNLREQIHRFRTVSLSNPGRMRESLEEHKKLAEAISDRNISQAQALAQEHIENAENSMIEAIRRGGLILK
- the spoIIR gene encoding stage II sporulation protein R; amino-acid sequence: MKKFILGMMVALLFISKAGLFRLSLAVPREPAPVNNQLIRLHVIANSDSPADQALKYRVRDAVIAEMEPVFARASGIDEVRQLLGENLPRIESLAASTVARAGEKYPVYTYFGYFDFPTKSYGQFTLPAGRYEAVRIVIGQGQGANWWCVLFPPLCFVNISNGIAENRERGVNPEPGVAKLPPQIRFKSLEWLQVQRGQLAKLINW
- a CDS encoding NTP transferase domain-containing protein gives rise to the protein MKIDAVVLAGSLNTGPLRECSPARNEALIPIGGHPMVEYVVKALQDLSQIDRVVIAGPVAELRFLYGNNPSVGLAESGATAIESLQNALKTLTQMSHGQVNGDPGVKQVLVATSDIPLITPEAIENFLQLCARRPGDLHYPVVPREANERKYPGVKRTYVKLKDGTFTGGNLFLVNPAIVERCAAIAQEIVRRRKNPVALSRLFGLGFVLKFLFRQLTLKEAEEKVSELLGIRGIAVISTYPEVGVDVDKPSDLRLAEKVLLTN
- a CDS encoding 4-(cytidine 5'-diphospho)-2-C-methyl-D-erythritol kinase — encoded protein: MYDLVISAPAKINLTLDVLGKRPDGYHEVEMIMQSIDLRDYLMFRQLPGGFELSCNQPALPVDESNLVTRAVKLLHQRHPWTGGVAIHLEKNIPLAAGLGGGSADAAAALKGINELFELGLSLEELISIAAELGADIPFCLLEGTAVARGKGEILMSLTTPKPIWLVLVKPSVAVSTAKVYQGFRPERVKRRPQTAEMIQALQAGDLDRICANLVNVLETVTLDWYPEIGQIKDDLLVRGALGALMSGSGPTVFGVVADRAQAEHLARQFQSRYAEVFAVATI